ACtagtataaataaaaattgaattagTTTTTTTTCTCAACAGTGATGCAATGTCTTCCATTAATCCAACTTCATCTTTACCAAGTTACAATTCTCTCCCTCCAACCTCACCCTCCCCATTTCCCCCACGCGCCACCATACTCTCCAACTACCCCACGCGCCGCCCATGGGAAACCTTCTTCTCTCTCCAATCCTTCACTCTCCCTCACTCCCTCAACGAATCCATCCACCGAATTAGCCGCAACCTCAACCATTTTCGCGTTAACTACGCCATGATAATCCTCTTCATCCTCTTCCTCAGTCTTCTCTGGCACCCGCTCTCCCTCATCGTCTACCTCGCCGTCTTCGCCGCCTggttctttctcttcttcttccgcGATCGTCCTGTGATCCTCCTCCGTTGCTCCATCGATGACCGCTTCATCCTCGCCGGACTCTCGTCTCTCACTGTCGTCGCGCTTGTTTTAACTGGCGTCTGGCTCAATGTGTTGGTGTCGGTACTCGTCGGTGCTGCAGTGGTTGTTTTGCATGCGGGATTTCGCAGTGTTGATGATTTGTATTTAGATGAAGTAGAGATCTTTGATGGAGATTTGGTTTCGGTTGTTGGTAGTGGTTTCACTAACAATCGAACAGGGTACACTAGAATATAGTTACATAATTACATTGTTTTTGTTTATCTGAATCAATCGCATTTTGCAATTTGCATATATAATAATAGTAGAAAAATTGAGTCTCTTTTTTCTGCATGCGATTGCACAAAAAATGTGAAATGATAATATCATTGTGTTATCATCAATGCTGTTAGTTAGTAAAATCTTGATTAAAAATTGACTGGAAAGTGTATTTTTCAGTGTATCATTATTACCTTTTTGATGTGTTTATTCCCTTTGGTTTGCAATAGATTTAGAAATCATGTTAGTTATTTTGATTTGGTTCAAATGTAGATAGATTTTGGTTTGGATTCTTTGGTTCATCATTTAGTGACTATAGGTTCTACCAAAGTTGTCAAATAATGACTATAGATTCTGTGATAAACTATTTAATACAAAATGTTGTTAAATAGATACTGTAGGTAGTATAATTCAAACAAACAGTCATTTTTTGTGATCCGTAATTGACAGCACTAGTTTCATTATTGTCCAAGCTTTGAAGTTGATTGACTTTCAGACATTTTTGTCAAAAGGAGGCTGTGGAAGTGCCATTGCCATTGCCCGCATGACAGAAATCTATGCCACTAGGAAGTCTGTAGTGTTATCCGTCTTAATGGCAGAAATTGGTCGCTATAATTCATGGCAATATGGCAATCACAGTGGATCATGACTAATCAAATGGGTGTCTTGTTTATTGTTGCGCTATCCATGTTCCTTAACAACCTAGTTCTCTGCAACCCAAACCAGGATTTCCAGGGCTATAAGTTACTTCTGCAGTGAACTTCTATATCAGACACTTGCATCAATTCTGGTTCCTTCTTTATGAGACTTGATCAAACTCATGGTAACATAGTTATGGAAAAAGTGAAGCAGGGAATGAATTCTACTCCCTTGTTCATGAAGTTTctaataccatgttaagaagAATAAGTTCTTCCAACCCAAGCTTGTAGCTAAAGCACTTGAATGGCATTGTTTATCTTACTCATCACCAGTTCTACGCCATACGGATTTTTCCTTCTTCCTTCACATTTTACTCGAGCGGGAACTTTGTCTTTCATCTTTATTGTTGTTATGGAGCCTGCTCTGTAGCCAAACTGGAATCATTGGAACCAAGTATCTTTTGCATACCTTCTCTACTCCATCATGTGAATTGTCTCGTGGTTCCTTTATGTATCCTCTTTCTGCTGTAGCTTTGTCAAAAGCACTGACAAAGTCTGTTGGTGCCTCTATGTATATCTCAAAATCCTCTTTGTGCATACCGTCACAACACTCCCTACTTTCAAACAAGCCTTAAAATCGCATCAGAGCATTGGGACTCCTGACATTGTCCTCACCAATTTTGCTGTCGGGCGCGGACTACCACACTCTGATACAGTATATGGCTTAGACTACTGTGGCGTGACATCACATTGCCTTTGTCCATGAAATCCATGACAACTGTGGCGTGACTGATTGAAAGGGCCAAATATTATGTTAGtagtggttttttttttttacatatatgcCATGTTTTGAAATGAAAAGCACCAATATACCTCCTCcttctttttttcatttcatgATCGTACATTTCGGTTCTAATGCGACTATTATTTGGACGTCTATTATTTGGACGTCTTTTCTTATTCTTTCGCATTGTCTGGTCATGGCAAAGAATAAATCCAGTGTATTGTGGCTAGTTTTCTTGATGTGGAAGTCCAAGGCAGCTTTTCTGGTAGATTTTAAAATCACTAAGAATCTTGAACACGTCTGGTATGTGAATGGTGTAGTTTTTGCGTATGCTAGCACATGTTGCAATAACATGGGAGCAAGGCAAATGAAGGTGTAGTTTTTGCGTATGCTAGCATATGTTGCGATAACATGGGACCAAGGCAAATAAAACGCTTGAAATTTTCCACAATCGCACAATCGCTTTCTGAGATCAACACTATAGTACCCATAATTCTTCCGGCCACTATGAAATAGAATCTCTCGCGATCTAATTGTATGACATTATGACTGCTAGCTTTTTTCACTTCTTCAGCCAATTCTTTAAGCCATTTCTTTAAAAATAACATAGCTACAATTAAAACAAAATGATGCACCAACCGAGGTGGAGAACATTCTCCatgcaaaatatatattttacttctcaattttaaatttttaatgctAGACAAGAGCCACGATTTAATACATTCTAGTTGGATACTTTTAGTAGGTGATTCAGATAAATGCAAGAGATATAGTTGGAGGTTCTGTTTGTTTGGCTACCCTATATAGACATGTGTGCAAAGCATgtgttaaaagaataaaaaacattGGAGGATGCGTTCTTCTTCTCAGCGTTTGAGCATTCTGGTGCATACTACTAATTGCTCCTACGAGTAGCGTGGTGTCATCTTATCCTTATGGAGTCAGTTAAATTTAATGTatagtatatttattttatattcaaaTGTAATTTTATATCGATAATTTATAATTGCACTATTTGAAAATGCAAGGTTTGCTTAACGAGGAATGAAATACCCAAAAAATTCTCGTGCTCATCTACGTGAATATCGTTTCGTACTTGATCACATGCTTCCCGGCAATGTAAGTTTATAACCATAAAATATCTCTAAGTTTTGGTCTGCGTGGTTATGTATTCGCACTCTAAATGTTAATTTTCGTATGACAGCTTTTATGGAGGTGCTACCCAGAGTATCCACGTTGTGTTCGACGCAATAATCAGGTTTGGAGCGTGATGGCACCTATAATATGTTTTCATATTGTTGAAATGCATCAAGCATATAGGGTCATGTTGCAGTTTGGGTTTGAACAACAAA
This region of Vicia villosa cultivar HV-30 ecotype Madison, WI unplaced genomic scaffold, Vvil1.0 ctg.001193F_1_1, whole genome shotgun sequence genomic DNA includes:
- the LOC131633946 gene encoding PRA1 family protein F2-like — protein: MSSINPTSSLPSYNSLPPTSPSPFPPRATILSNYPTRRPWETFFSLQSFTLPHSLNESIHRISRNLNHFRVNYAMIILFILFLSLLWHPLSLIVYLAVFAAWFFLFFFRDRPVILLRCSIDDRFILAGLSSLTVVALVLTGVWLNVLVSVLVGAAVVVLHAGFRSVDDLYLDEVEIFDGDLVSVVGSGFTNNRTGYTRI